From Draconibacterium halophilum, one genomic window encodes:
- a CDS encoding nuclear transport factor 2 family protein, translated as MKNFVVLMILTLLASTSIAQKKNGTVFNEHETIDKTKAFWEAVKNGDKEKAKTFFADSLMVIRNGNDWQTTAEVFGENTGWWTDNFINFNIEDTPGAYPDAIEYDEGNMWVQDWLTFTGTHEKTGINLDLHVHCLYAFDDDGKIKTFIQYYNNNVFEDIRNAQTTRENGDVYINHPHIATVRKLLNAYAAEDIEATKSFFSEDVTFTSLAGGWDKSMNLEERTADVTNHFDTRKDIHFEQIGYPDCIFYELNNGYVVYSWWNYSYTEEESGKKVVMPLMLSHSFDDEGKIVQEMAYFSTNHLEE; from the coding sequence ATGAAAAATTTTGTTGTTTTGATGATCTTAACCCTCCTTGCAAGCACATCAATCGCTCAAAAGAAAAATGGCACTGTGTTTAACGAACACGAAACCATTGACAAAACAAAAGCTTTCTGGGAAGCCGTTAAAAATGGCGACAAAGAAAAGGCTAAAACCTTTTTTGCCGACTCATTAATGGTTATTAGAAATGGCAACGACTGGCAAACAACCGCAGAGGTGTTTGGCGAAAACACAGGTTGGTGGACGGATAACTTCATAAATTTTAACATTGAAGATACGCCCGGTGCTTATCCCGATGCCATTGAATATGACGAGGGAAATATGTGGGTACAAGACTGGTTAACGTTTACCGGAACCCACGAAAAAACAGGCATAAACCTGGATCTGCACGTTCACTGTTTATATGCTTTTGACGACGACGGAAAAATTAAAACTTTTATTCAATACTATAATAATAATGTTTTTGAAGACATTAGAAATGCACAAACTACCCGCGAAAATGGAGATGTTTACATTAACCATCCTCACATAGCAACGGTACGAAAGCTGTTAAACGCCTATGCTGCCGAAGATATTGAAGCTACGAAATCATTCTTTTCTGAGGACGTAACATTTACTAGTTTGGCAGGCGGCTGGGATAAAAGTATGAATCTGGAAGAAAGAACCGCAGATGTTACCAATCATTTTGACACAAGAAAAGACATACACTTCGAGCAAATCGGTTATCCGGATTGTATCTTTTATGAACTGAATAACGGTTACGTGGTTTATTCGTGGTGGAATTATTCGTACACCGAAGAGGAAAGTGGAAAAAAAGTGGTAATGCCACTAATGTTGTCGCACTCATTTGATGATGAAGGAAAAATTGTTCAGGAAATGGCTTACTTCAGTACTAATCATTTAGAAGAATAA
- a CDS encoding twin-arginine translocation signal domain-containing protein yields the protein MLNKSRRNFIKTSALAGTGLFFLSPKIYAWEKMQNVNSMKGKNVLFVYGAGPTMNPKNR from the coding sequence ATGCTAAACAAGTCTCGAAGAAATTTCATAAAAACCTCCGCTTTGGCGGGAACAGGTTTATTTTTTTTATCTCCAAAAATTTATGCTTGGGAGAAAATGCAAAACGTTAATTCAATGAAGGGGAAGAATGTACTTTTCGTTTATGGGGCTGGCCCAACCATGAACCCAAAGAATCGGTAG
- the atpG gene encoding ATP synthase F1 subunit gamma, whose product MAGLKEIRTRIASVKTTRQVTSAMKMVSAAKLKKAQDAILQIRPYADKLHQILTSLSASLENVEDSVYTHTREPKKVLLILVSSNRGLCGGFNSNISKKAVEVANTKYAQQLQLGNLDFMCIGKQGVRQLKHRGYKVVADENDLFDALTFENVSRVAEECMKSFADEHYDRIELVYNQFKNAAVQVQAAEQFLPVEMEEEDDDGNYDFIYEPSKEYIIKELIPRSLKIQFYKALLDSNAAEHGARMTAMHQATDNATDLIGSLTLEYNKARQASITGEILEIVSGAEALNG is encoded by the coding sequence ATGGCTGGATTAAAAGAAATACGCACTCGAATAGCATCGGTAAAAACAACGCGGCAGGTAACCAGTGCCATGAAAATGGTTTCGGCTGCCAAATTAAAAAAGGCACAGGATGCCATTTTACAGATCAGACCGTATGCGGATAAATTGCACCAGATTCTTACTTCTTTGAGTGCCAGCCTTGAAAATGTTGAAGATTCAGTTTATACGCATACACGCGAACCAAAAAAGGTGCTTCTGATTCTGGTGTCTTCAAACCGTGGTTTATGCGGTGGTTTTAACAGCAATATCTCCAAAAAGGCCGTTGAGGTAGCTAACACAAAATATGCACAACAATTGCAATTGGGCAACCTCGATTTTATGTGTATTGGAAAACAAGGAGTCCGCCAGTTAAAACACCGCGGGTACAAAGTTGTGGCCGACGAAAATGACTTGTTCGACGCACTTACTTTTGAAAACGTTTCGAGAGTTGCCGAAGAATGTATGAAATCGTTTGCCGACGAACATTACGACCGCATTGAACTGGTATACAACCAGTTTAAAAATGCTGCAGTTCAGGTGCAGGCTGCAGAGCAATTTCTTCCGGTTGAAATGGAAGAAGAAGACGATGATGGTAATTACGATTTTATTTACGAACCATCAAAAGAATACATTATTAAGGAGCTCATTCCTCGTTCACTTAAAATTCAGTTTTACAAGGCTTTACTAGATTCCAACGCAGCTGAACACGGTGCCCGCATGACGGCCATGCACCAGGCCACCGATAATGCCACTGATTTGATTGGCTCGCTTACATTGGAATACAACAAGGCTCGCCAGGCATCGATTACCGGAGAAATTCTGGAAATTGTAAGTGGTGCTGAAGCACTAAACGGATAA
- the atpA gene encoding F0F1 ATP synthase subunit alpha has protein sequence MANIKPAEVSAILKQQLEGFKSVAELEEVGTVLQVGDGIARIYGLSNVESNEMIEFDSGIKGIVLNLEEDNVGVVLLGSSEKVKEGDTVKRTRRIASINVGEGLLGRVVNTIGEAIDGKGALNGELFEMPLERKAPGVIFRQPVKEPLQTGLKAVDAMIPIGRGQRELIIGDRQTGKTAVAIDTIINQREFYERGNPVYCIYVAIGQKGSTVANIAATLEKAGAMDYTVIVMATASDPAALQFYAPYAGAAIGEYFRDTGRHALIIYDDLSKQAVSYREVSLLLRRPPGREAYPGDVFYLHSRLLERSAKIIESDEVAKNMNDLPECLKDKVKGGGSLTALPIIETQAGDVSAYIPTNVISITDGQIFLESNLFNSGIRPAINVGISVSRVGGSAQIKSMKKISGTLKLDQAQFRELEAFAKFGSDLDAATMRVLDKGRKNVEILKQGQYSPVKVEHQAAIIYCGTNELLRNVPLEKVKEFEADFLETMEMSHRPVLDELKTGKLTPEIETTIRKVAAETAEKYK, from the coding sequence ATGGCTAATATAAAACCTGCTGAAGTATCTGCAATTCTGAAGCAACAACTTGAAGGATTTAAATCGGTTGCCGAACTGGAAGAAGTTGGCACCGTATTACAAGTTGGTGATGGTATCGCCCGTATTTATGGACTTTCGAACGTTGAATCGAACGAAATGATCGAATTCGATAGCGGCATAAAAGGTATTGTGTTAAACCTTGAAGAAGACAACGTTGGTGTTGTACTATTGGGGTCTTCAGAAAAAGTAAAAGAAGGCGACACGGTAAAACGTACGCGCCGAATTGCATCAATTAATGTAGGTGAAGGCTTGCTTGGCCGCGTGGTAAACACCATTGGCGAAGCAATTGACGGAAAAGGAGCCTTAAACGGCGAACTTTTTGAAATGCCCTTGGAACGCAAAGCGCCGGGTGTGATTTTTCGTCAGCCGGTAAAAGAACCGCTTCAAACCGGATTAAAAGCTGTTGACGCCATGATTCCCATTGGCCGCGGTCAGCGTGAGTTGATTATTGGCGACCGTCAGACGGGAAAAACAGCAGTGGCTATTGATACCATTATTAATCAACGCGAATTCTACGAACGAGGAAATCCGGTTTACTGTATTTATGTAGCAATTGGCCAGAAAGGTTCTACGGTTGCAAACATTGCCGCCACGCTTGAAAAAGCAGGTGCAATGGACTATACAGTAATTGTTATGGCAACCGCATCAGATCCTGCAGCATTGCAGTTTTATGCACCGTATGCAGGTGCCGCCATTGGCGAATATTTCCGCGATACAGGTCGTCATGCATTAATTATTTACGATGACCTTTCAAAACAAGCCGTTTCATATCGTGAGGTGTCGCTGTTGCTTCGTCGCCCACCGGGCCGTGAAGCTTATCCTGGTGATGTTTTCTACCTGCACTCACGCTTATTGGAACGATCAGCAAAAATCATCGAATCGGACGAAGTGGCTAAAAACATGAACGATTTACCGGAGTGTTTGAAAGACAAAGTAAAAGGTGGAGGTTCGTTAACGGCACTTCCTATTATTGAAACACAGGCCGGCGACGTTTCTGCATATATTCCAACCAACGTAATTTCAATTACCGATGGACAGATCTTCCTCGAATCGAACTTGTTTAACTCGGGTATTCGCCCGGCGATTAACGTGGGTATCTCGGTATCGCGTGTTGGTGGTAGTGCTCAGATTAAATCGATGAAAAAGATTTCGGGAACATTAAAACTCGACCAGGCGCAGTTCCGCGAATTGGAAGCGTTTGCCAAATTCGGTTCCGATCTTGACGCCGCAACAATGCGTGTGCTCGACAAGGGACGTAAAAACGTGGAGATCCTAAAACAGGGACAGTATTCACCGGTTAAAGTTGAGCACCAGGCAGCTATTATCTATTGCGGAACCAATGAGCTGCTTCGTAATGTTCCATTAGAAAAAGTTAAAGAGTTCGAAGCCGACTTTCTGGAAACGATGGAAATGTCACACCGCCCGGTTCTTGATGAACTGAAAACCGGCAAACTGACACCGGAAATTGAAACCACGATTAGAAAAGTAGCTGCAGAAACAGCGGAAAAATATAAATAA
- the atpH gene encoding ATP synthase F1 subunit delta, with amino-acid sequence MDQSTINVRYAKAFFLTAKEKKLLDKLKADIQLVLNVSKASEDFILLLESPIVKSSKKAALIKSIFESKIEEISLNFLLLIIQNKREEHIPGICRNFLDLSRKDLNIKSAMLTTASEVDSSTLKKIQELLEKELKATVELTAQINTKIIGGLVLRLDDKQYDASVATQLRKVKQTLLETEL; translated from the coding sequence ATGGACCAAAGCACAATAAATGTACGGTACGCCAAAGCTTTCTTTTTAACAGCTAAGGAGAAAAAATTACTTGATAAATTAAAAGCCGATATTCAGTTGGTTCTGAATGTCTCCAAAGCATCAGAAGATTTTATTCTTTTATTGGAAAGCCCGATCGTAAAATCATCAAAAAAGGCAGCCCTGATAAAAAGTATTTTCGAAAGCAAGATTGAAGAGATCAGTCTTAACTTTTTATTGCTAATCATTCAAAACAAACGCGAAGAGCACATTCCCGGCATCTGCCGCAATTTTCTGGATCTTTCACGAAAAGACCTCAATATTAAATCGGCAATGCTGACAACTGCTTCTGAGGTTGATTCTTCAACACTTAAAAAGATACAAGAACTACTTGAAAAAGAATTGAAGGCCACAGTTGAATTAACCGCGCAGATAAACACCAAAATTATTGGCGGTTTGGTATTGCGCCTTGATGATAAACAGTACGATGCCAGCGTGGCAACCCAATTGCGAAAAGTAAAACAAACCTTGTTAGAAACCGAATTATAA
- a CDS encoding F0F1 ATP synthase subunit B — translation MELIMPNTGTIFWMVIAFGVVLFLLKKFAWKPILAALKEREESISTALSSAEEAKKEVAGLKADNEKVIAEARREKEAILKEAKELKDKIVAEAKDKATEEVQKTIAQARQQIQAEKTAALSEIKKQIAELSVSIAEKVIRKELSNKTEQKKMVDGLIDDIKLN, via the coding sequence ATGGAATTAATAATGCCAAATACGGGCACCATTTTTTGGATGGTCATCGCTTTTGGGGTCGTACTTTTTCTATTGAAGAAGTTTGCGTGGAAACCAATTCTTGCTGCTTTAAAAGAACGGGAAGAGTCGATCTCTACTGCATTAAGCTCGGCTGAAGAAGCAAAAAAAGAAGTAGCCGGACTAAAAGCCGATAACGAAAAAGTTATTGCTGAAGCACGACGCGAAAAAGAAGCAATTCTGAAAGAGGCAAAAGAATTAAAGGATAAAATTGTTGCCGAAGCGAAAGATAAAGCCACTGAAGAAGTGCAAAAAACCATTGCTCAGGCACGCCAGCAAATCCAAGCTGAAAAAACGGCTGCCTTAAGCGAAATTAAAAAACAAATAGCCGAACTTTCGGTAAGTATTGCTGAAAAAGTGATTCGCAAGGAATTGAGCAACAAAACCGAACAGAAAAAAATGGTTGACGGTTTAATCGACGACATCAAGCTGAATTAA
- the atpE gene encoding ATP synthase F0 subunit C, protein MLSAILSVLLQATEVMTSASSDVMAAKVGGAELGAALGAGMAALAAAIGIGKIGASAMEAIARQPEASGDIRSNLIVSAALIEGVAFFAVIVCVLIIFV, encoded by the coding sequence ATGTTATCAGCTATTTTATCAGTATTGTTACAAGCAACGGAAGTGATGACCTCAGCATCATCAGATGTAATGGCCGCAAAAGTAGGTGGAGCTGAACTAGGTGCCGCATTAGGAGCTGGGATGGCTGCGCTTGCTGCTGCTATTGGCATTGGGAAAATTGGTGCCAGTGCCATGGAAGCTATTGCTCGTCAACCTGAAGCCAGCGGTGATATTCGGTCAAACCTAATTGTTTCGGCAGCTTTAATTGAAGGTGTTGCCTTCTTTGCCGTAATTGTTTGTGTGCTTATCATTTTTGTGTAG
- the atpB gene encoding F0F1 ATP synthase subunit A codes for MLKLTKAIFIFFAFFLLSYGQLQAQHGLEEESTHTTESHSDESDAHTSNTHLEEEFNAGEFVIDHVSDSYDWHIASFGDKHISIPLPIIVYSNQPELHEGKAFHVFMSSKFHHGHSAYKGFQISESEEFKGKVVEVDAYGQEIGAPIDISITKTVAGIFVSIIILLWLVFSVAKLAKKNVGRAPTGIQNLLEPIIFFIRDEVAKPAIGDQKYEKFMPFLLTLFFFILINNIMGLIPVPPFGANVTGNIGVTMVLALFTFFVTAINGNKHYWKEIYNPDVPWWLKFPIPLMPIVELSGVITKPFVLMIRLFANMMAGHLIVTVFIGLIFVFGSQFGTAVGLGVSPVSILFSVFILLLDVLVSFIQAYVFTLLSALYFGMATADHH; via the coding sequence ATGCTTAAGCTTACTAAAGCCATCTTTATATTCTTTGCCTTTTTCTTATTAAGTTATGGCCAGCTTCAGGCTCAGCACGGGCTGGAGGAAGAAAGCACACACACAACAGAAAGTCATTCAGATGAAAGCGATGCACATACTTCAAACACACACCTTGAAGAAGAATTCAATGCTGGAGAATTTGTGATCGACCACGTATCCGATTCTTATGACTGGCACATTGCATCTTTTGGCGATAAGCACATTAGCATACCTCTTCCGATAATAGTTTACAGCAACCAACCGGAATTACACGAAGGAAAAGCATTTCATGTTTTTATGTCTTCTAAATTCCACCACGGGCACAGCGCTTACAAAGGATTTCAGATTTCGGAAAGCGAAGAATTTAAAGGCAAAGTGGTTGAAGTGGATGCGTATGGACAGGAGATTGGTGCACCCATCGATATTTCAATAACAAAAACAGTTGCCGGCATATTTGTATCCATAATCATTTTATTATGGCTGGTATTTTCAGTAGCTAAATTGGCAAAGAAAAATGTTGGCAGAGCACCAACGGGCATACAAAATTTATTGGAACCGATTATCTTTTTTATTCGCGACGAAGTGGCAAAACCGGCCATCGGCGATCAGAAATACGAAAAATTTATGCCGTTTCTGTTAACCCTGTTCTTTTTTATATTGATTAACAACATCATGGGATTGATACCAGTTCCGCCATTTGGAGCTAACGTAACAGGAAACATAGGGGTAACAATGGTGTTAGCCTTGTTTACCTTTTTTGTTACCGCAATTAATGGCAACAAACATTACTGGAAAGAAATTTACAACCCCGACGTACCGTGGTGGCTAAAATTCCCAATTCCCTTAATGCCTATCGTTGAGCTTTCGGGTGTAATTACAAAACCATTTGTTTTAATGATCCGGCTTTTTGCAAATATGATGGCGGGGCACCTGATTGTTACCGTATTTATTGGGCTTATTTTTGTATTTGGCAGCCAGTTCGGAACAGCGGTAGGTCTTGGGGTAAGCCCGGTGTCCATTCTTTTTTCGGTATTTATATTATTACTCGATGTTTTAGTATCATTTATTCAAGCTTATGTTTTTACACTGTTGTCGGCACTCTATTTTGGAATGGCGACAGCAGATCATCATTAA
- a CDS encoding AtpZ/AtpI family protein, with protein MKKKKPYTTQKTNSFIRYSSLGFEMMAIIGVFTFLGYKIDQWMHNEFKGFTLALVIFGVVVSIVYGTKSLLRTDHKSKKPKRK; from the coding sequence ATGAAAAAGAAAAAACCGTATACAACCCAAAAAACTAATTCTTTTATTCGCTATTCCAGTCTGGGATTCGAAATGATGGCCATTATAGGAGTTTTTACCTTCCTGGGCTATAAAATCGACCAATGGATGCACAACGAGTTTAAAGGATTTACGCTTGCTTTGGTTATATTTGGTGTTGTTGTGTCCATCGTTTATGGGACGAAAAGCCTTTTAAGGACAGATCACAAATCTAAAAAGCCAAAGAGAAAATGA
- a CDS encoding bactofilin family protein, translating to MAKQNARTFGETPDQAINILGEGTLIKGDITANSDIRIDGQLVGNLEAKGRVVIGPKGKIEGTVKCNNVEIAGFIKGKVTVDELLNMKASAKIEGDIIAGKLAVEPGATFTGTCAMGGASAPAKKDEKEKTVYNPKN from the coding sequence ATGGCAAAACAAAACGCAAGAACGTTTGGCGAAACCCCCGATCAGGCAATCAATATTTTAGGCGAAGGTACACTCATTAAAGGCGACATTACTGCAAACAGTGATATTCGTATTGATGGCCAACTTGTTGGCAACCTGGAAGCAAAAGGAAGAGTTGTAATCGGCCCAAAAGGCAAAATCGAAGGCACAGTAAAATGCAACAATGTTGAAATAGCCGGTTTTATAAAAGGCAAAGTAACTGTTGATGAGCTTTTAAATATGAAAGCCTCGGCAAAAATTGAAGGCGATATTATTGCCGGCAAACTGGCAGTAGAACCCGGTGCAACTTTTACCGGAACCTGCGCAATGGGAGGAGCCAGTGCACCTGCGAAGAAAGATGAAAAAGAAAAAACCGTATACAACCCAAAAAACTAA
- a CDS encoding beta-ketoacyl-ACP synthase III, producing MANIRAAITGVGAYLPEYRLTNDEISKMVDTSDEWIMQRIGIKERRILKEEGKATSDMGARAVENLLEKTGTSPDEIDMLICATITPDMNLPATANIIAHKTNIHNAWSFDLNAACSGFIFSLSTATQFIESGRYKKVVIVAAEKMSAIINYKDRTTCPLFGDGASAVLIEPTTEDVGVIDYINRVDGLGRHHLHIKAGGSLKPASEETVKNKEHYLYQEGQAVFKAAVSSMADVAVEIMQKHNISSEDVAWLVPHQANMRIIEATARRMGISKDQVMINIQKYGNTTAATIPLCLWDYEKKLKKGDNIILAAFGAGFTWGSTYLKWAYDSE from the coding sequence ATGGCTAACATCAGGGCAGCAATTACAGGAGTTGGAGCCTACCTCCCGGAATACCGGTTAACAAACGACGAAATCAGCAAAATGGTTGACACGTCGGACGAATGGATCATGCAACGAATCGGGATCAAGGAGCGAAGGATTTTAAAGGAAGAGGGAAAAGCAACCAGTGACATGGGAGCGCGCGCAGTAGAAAATTTGCTGGAAAAAACCGGCACATCGCCCGATGAAATTGACATGTTGATTTGTGCGACCATTACGCCCGACATGAACCTGCCGGCCACAGCCAATATAATTGCACACAAAACAAATATTCATAACGCCTGGAGTTTTGATTTAAATGCTGCCTGCTCAGGGTTTATCTTCTCTTTGTCTACCGCAACACAATTCATCGAATCGGGGCGTTATAAAAAAGTTGTAATCGTTGCAGCCGAAAAAATGTCGGCAATAATAAATTATAAAGACCGTACCACCTGCCCGCTTTTTGGCGATGGAGCATCTGCTGTATTAATTGAACCAACCACCGAAGATGTTGGTGTTATCGACTACATCAATCGAGTTGATGGTTTGGGCCGTCATCACCTGCACATAAAAGCAGGCGGATCGTTAAAACCGGCTTCCGAAGAAACCGTGAAAAACAAAGAACACTATTTGTACCAGGAAGGACAGGCCGTTTTTAAAGCTGCCGTTTCAAGCATGGCCGATGTTGCTGTTGAGATTATGCAAAAGCACAACATTAGCTCTGAAGATGTTGCCTGGCTGGTTCCACATCAAGCTAATATGCGCATTATTGAAGCTACAGCCCGGCGAATGGGAATAAGCAAAGATCAGGTGATGATTAACATCCAAAAGTACGGAAACACCACAGCTGCCACAATTCCACTTTGTTTGTGGGATTACGAAAAGAAATTGAAAAAAGGCGACAACATTATTCTTGCTGCTTTTGGTGCCGGATTTACCTGGGGAAGCACCTATTTAAAATGGGCTTACGATTCGGAATAA
- the rpmF gene encoding 50S ribosomal protein L32, with product MAHPKHKISKSRRDKRRTHYKATAPTLATCSNCGTTVKYHTVCPECGYYRGKQVIEKEIAL from the coding sequence ATGGCACATCCAAAGCATAAAATTTCGAAATCGAGAAGGGATAAAAGACGTACGCATTACAAAGCTACTGCCCCTACTCTGGCTACTTGTTCAAATTGTGGAACTACTGTAAAATACCACACAGTTTGTCCTGAATGTGGTTACTACAGAGGAAAACAAGTAATTGAAAAAGAAATTGCATTGTAG
- a CDS encoding YceD family protein produces MHPLFGIVSLKSKYNIEFKGLNEGLHDYQFEVNDKFFEHFDESLVDKGKVNVKVELEKRSAFLKLSFALEGWLELVCDRCLDNYPQDVSLETELFVKFGEEDEFDEGENVIWILPEEHAISLAQIMYEYVTLSIPLRHVHPDENGENSCNQEMIDRLNNITQHEADENEEEEIDPRWAALKNLKNNN; encoded by the coding sequence TTGCATCCACTTTTTGGAATCGTGAGCTTGAAAAGCAAATACAATATTGAGTTTAAAGGTCTTAACGAAGGCCTGCACGATTACCAATTTGAGGTAAACGATAAGTTCTTTGAGCATTTTGATGAGAGTCTGGTTGACAAAGGCAAGGTTAACGTAAAAGTTGAACTTGAAAAACGAAGTGCATTTCTGAAATTAAGCTTTGCACTCGAAGGATGGTTAGAGCTTGTTTGCGACCGCTGCCTTGACAATTATCCGCAAGACGTGTCTTTAGAAACCGAATTGTTTGTAAAATTTGGCGAAGAAGATGAGTTTGACGAAGGCGAAAATGTAATTTGGATATTACCCGAGGAACACGCCATCAGCCTAGCTCAAATCATGTACGAATACGTTACATTGAGTATTCCTTTGCGGCATGTTCATCCAGATGAAAACGGAGAAAACAGCTGTAACCAGGAAATGATTGATAGATTAAACAACATAACGCAGCATGAAGCGGACGAAAATGAAGAAGAAGAAATTGACCCGCGTTGGGCTGCACTAAAAAATTTAAAAAATAATAATTAA
- a CDS encoding sensor histidine kinase, with product MDIYLKRRRGKILLLIIAVLIGVASLLYTNWLTKKMATEERNKVEIWAEAIKGINEAGINITSPQLSQLQTRYLQFLNMVSEKNTTIPILILNPDGTFNTDRNITYREDRKEEVLNRELKKMQDYAAPIPIDLGDGYELMLYYRESSILRNLQLYPIIQLVVIIIFILVAYFAFLATNRAEQNQVWVGMSKETAHQLGTPISSLMAWIELLKLKDVDPSLIKELEQDTSRLERITERFSKIGSKPELLRVNLIEVLNSAVSYLKRRSSAKVKFEQNYDTNAYIETPLNGALFSWVIENLCKNAIDAMGNNGTITINVKEKDKQVTIDLTDTGCGISKNHQKSIFHPGFSTKKRGWGLGLSLAKRIVEIYHSGKIFIKWSESGKGTTFRIILNK from the coding sequence TTGGACATTTATCTTAAAAGACGACGCGGAAAAATTTTACTTCTCATTATTGCTGTACTTATCGGGGTAGCTTCTTTACTTTACACCAACTGGCTGACCAAAAAAATGGCCACCGAAGAACGTAACAAAGTTGAGATTTGGGCCGAAGCGATTAAAGGGATTAACGAAGCCGGAATAAATATCACCTCTCCGCAACTGAGCCAGCTTCAAACACGCTACCTCCAGTTCCTGAATATGGTTAGTGAGAAAAACACAACCATCCCCATCTTGATATTAAATCCTGACGGAACATTTAATACCGACCGAAACATTACTTATCGCGAAGACAGAAAAGAAGAAGTACTCAACCGCGAACTAAAAAAAATGCAGGATTATGCAGCCCCAATACCCATCGATTTGGGTGATGGTTATGAGTTGATGTTGTACTACCGGGAATCATCTATCCTGCGAAACCTACAATTGTATCCTATCATTCAGCTGGTTGTTATAATCATCTTTATTTTAGTTGCTTATTTTGCTTTTCTGGCCACCAACCGAGCCGAGCAAAACCAGGTGTGGGTAGGCATGTCGAAAGAAACAGCACACCAACTAGGTACGCCCATATCTTCGCTGATGGCATGGATAGAGTTGCTAAAATTAAAAGATGTTGACCCAAGCCTGATAAAAGAATTGGAACAAGACACTTCCCGCCTGGAACGGATTACGGAACGCTTTTCAAAAATCGGATCGAAGCCGGAATTGCTCCGCGTTAACCTCATTGAGGTTTTAAACTCGGCCGTGTCGTACCTGAAACGACGCTCATCTGCCAAAGTAAAATTTGAACAAAACTACGACACTAACGCATACATTGAAACCCCATTAAATGGCGCCTTGTTTTCGTGGGTAATTGAGAATTTATGCAAAAATGCCATTGATGCCATGGGAAATAACGGCACCATTACAATTAATGTAAAAGAAAAAGATAAACAGGTAACTATTGACCTTACCGATACCGGTTGTGGGATCTCCAAAAATCATCAGAAATCAATTTTCCACCCCGGCTTCTCAACCAAAAAGCGTGGTTGGGGATTAGGTCTGTCTTTGGCCAAACGAATAGTTGAGATTTACCATAGCGGTAAAATTTTCATCAAATGGTCGGAGTCGGGAAAAGGAACTACATTTAGAATTATTCTGAACAAATAG